One region of Niallia sp. Man26 genomic DNA includes:
- the sdhA gene encoding succinate dehydrogenase flavoprotein subunit, translated as MSKGKVIIVGGGLAGLMATIKVAETGTPVELFSLVPVKRSHSVCAQGGINGAVNTKGEGDSPWEHFDDTVYGGDFLANQPPVKAMAEAAPGIIHLLDRMGVMFNRTPEGLLDFRRFGGTQYHRTAFAGATTGQQLLYALDEQVRRYEVDGLVVKYEGWEFLGAVLDDEGVCRGIRAQDLKTMEIKAFPGDAVIMATGGPGIIFGKSTNSVINTGSAAAITYQQGAYYANGEFIQIHPTAIPGDDKLRLMSESARGEGGRVWTYKDGKPWYFLEEKYPAYGNLVPRDIATREIFHVCVDQKLGINGENMVYLDLSHKNPKELDIKLGGIIEIYEKFMGDDPRKVPMKIFPAVHYSMGGLWVDYDQMTNIPGLFAAGECDYSQHGANRLGANSLLSAIYGGMVVGPNAVKYINGLSKSAEDLSSTLYDQAVKEEQGKWDSIMKLDGTENAYVLHKELGEWMTDNVTVVRYNDKLQDTDNKIQELLERYKNININDTAKWSNQGAVFTRQLQNMLQLARVITIGAYNRNESRGAHYKPDYPDRNDEDFLKTTMAKFVSESEAPQFHYEDVDTSLITPRKRDYSKQKEGVK; from the coding sequence ATGAGTAAAGGGAAAGTCATTATTGTAGGCGGTGGTTTAGCAGGATTAATGGCCACAATCAAAGTAGCGGAAACTGGGACACCTGTCGAATTGTTTTCCCTTGTGCCAGTCAAGCGTTCCCATTCTGTTTGTGCACAAGGCGGCATAAACGGTGCGGTAAACACGAAAGGGGAAGGGGATTCTCCTTGGGAGCATTTTGATGATACTGTATACGGCGGGGATTTCTTAGCAAACCAGCCGCCAGTTAAAGCGATGGCAGAAGCTGCACCAGGGATTATTCATTTGTTGGACCGCATGGGCGTAATGTTCAACAGGACACCAGAAGGACTTCTTGATTTCCGCCGTTTTGGAGGAACACAGTATCACCGGACAGCATTCGCTGGAGCAACGACTGGACAGCAGCTTTTGTATGCATTGGATGAGCAAGTACGCCGATACGAGGTAGATGGACTAGTTGTTAAATATGAGGGCTGGGAATTCCTTGGAGCAGTCCTTGATGACGAAGGTGTCTGCCGCGGTATAAGAGCGCAAGACTTAAAAACAATGGAGATTAAAGCTTTCCCTGGTGATGCTGTTATTATGGCAACAGGCGGACCTGGTATCATCTTTGGTAAATCGACAAACTCTGTTATCAATACAGGATCTGCCGCTGCCATCACTTATCAACAGGGCGCTTACTATGCAAACGGGGAGTTCATCCAAATTCATCCAACTGCTATTCCTGGCGATGATAAACTCCGCCTGATGAGTGAATCAGCAAGGGGTGAAGGCGGAAGGGTCTGGACCTATAAAGATGGAAAACCATGGTACTTCCTTGAAGAAAAATATCCTGCATACGGCAATCTTGTGCCAAGGGATATTGCGACAAGGGAAATCTTCCATGTTTGTGTAGACCAAAAGCTTGGCATCAACGGAGAAAATATGGTGTATTTGGACTTGTCCCACAAGAATCCGAAGGAGCTTGACATAAAACTCGGCGGTATCATTGAAATATATGAAAAATTCATGGGCGATGATCCTCGAAAAGTGCCAATGAAAATATTCCCGGCAGTTCATTATTCAATGGGCGGATTATGGGTCGATTATGATCAAATGACAAACATCCCTGGCTTATTTGCTGCAGGGGAATGCGATTATTCTCAGCATGGTGCAAACCGGTTAGGAGCGAACAGCTTGCTGTCTGCCATTTACGGCGGTATGGTTGTTGGTCCGAATGCAGTCAAATACATTAACGGTTTGAGCAAAAGTGCAGAAGACCTATCCTCTACCCTATACGATCAAGCAGTCAAAGAAGAACAAGGAAAATGGGATAGTATTATGAAGCTGGACGGAACGGAAAATGCCTATGTGCTTCATAAGGAATTAGGGGAATGGATGACAGATAACGTAACAGTAGTTCGTTATAATGACAAACTTCAAGATACAGATAACAAAATCCAGGAATTGCTGGAGCGCTATAAAAACATCAATATTAATGATACAGCGAAATGGAGCAATCAAGGAGCAGTGTTTACACGCCAGCTTCAAAATATGCTTCAGCTGGCAAGGGTAATCACAATTGGAGCATATAACCGTAATGAAAGCCGCGGCGCTCACTATAAACCTGATTATCCAGACAGAAATGATGAAGACTTCTTGAAGACAACAATGGCAAAGTTCGTATCAGAAAGTGAAGCACCTCAATTCCATTATGAGGATGTTGATACATCACTAATTACGCCTAGAAAACGGGATTATTCGAAACAAAAAGAAGGAGTGAAATAA
- a CDS encoding succinate dehydrogenase cytochrome b558 subunit: protein MAKNREFLFRRLHSLLGVIPVGVFLIQHLVVNHFATKGPESFNKAAAFMEHLPFRYFLEIFVIFLPIIYHAVYGIYIAFTAKNNTKKYGYFRNWMFYIQRVTGIVTLIFIVWHVWETRVAAQMGKEVNYNMMEEILGNPWMFAFYLVGVISTIFHFSNGLWSFCVSWGITVTPKSQRISTYVTIGIFIILSTIGVRALLAFV from the coding sequence ATGGCAAAAAATCGAGAGTTTCTATTCAGAAGATTACATTCTTTACTGGGGGTTATCCCAGTCGGTGTATTTTTGATCCAGCATTTGGTTGTCAATCATTTTGCTACAAAGGGACCGGAATCATTTAATAAGGCAGCTGCCTTTATGGAGCATTTGCCGTTCCGATACTTTTTAGAAATTTTCGTGATTTTTTTACCAATTATTTATCACGCTGTATACGGTATTTATATTGCTTTTACAGCCAAGAACAATACGAAGAAATATGGATATTTCCGAAATTGGATGTTTTATATCCAGAGGGTTACTGGAATTGTAACATTGATATTCATTGTATGGCATGTTTGGGAAACACGGGTAGCTGCTCAAATGGGGAAAGAAGTCAATTATAATATGATGGAGGAGATCTTAGGAAATCCTTGGATGTTTGCCTTTTATTTAGTTGGTGTAATCTCCACTATATTCCATTTCTCTAACGGGTTATGGTCATTCTGTGTCAGCTGGGGAATTACAGTTACTCCTAAATCACAAAGAATTAGTACATATGTTACGATTGGAATTTTCATTATCTTATCAACAATCGGCGTACGAGCGCTGTTAGCTTTTGTATAG
- a CDS encoding YslB family protein, with the protein MSEITTEERITKVEEDSLTVPAYGYELLREILIPDLLGRDTPDILYWAGKRIARTFPLDHLEGAAAFFEKAGWGQLEIVKANKNEMEYSITSPLIEQRLKEKGKCTFQLEAGYLAQQHEQLKEVVAEAFEDPKRRGKKITITVRWDSKDPV; encoded by the coding sequence TTGAGCGAGATTACAACAGAAGAAAGAATAACGAAAGTAGAGGAAGACTCTCTTACAGTACCTGCCTATGGATACGAATTGCTGCGTGAAATTTTAATACCTGACTTGCTTGGAAGAGATACTCCGGATATCCTTTATTGGGCTGGCAAAAGAATTGCCCGAACTTTCCCCCTTGACCACTTGGAAGGAGCAGCTGCTTTTTTTGAAAAAGCAGGCTGGGGTCAGCTTGAAATCGTGAAAGCAAATAAAAATGAGATGGAATATAGCATTACAAGTCCATTAATTGAACAAAGGCTGAAGGAAAAGGGCAAATGCACATTCCAGTTGGAAGCAGGCTACCTTGCACAGCAGCACGAACAATTAAAAGAAGTAGTTGCAGAAGCGTTTGAAGATCCAAAACGACGCGGCAAAAAAATTACTATCACTGTCCGCTGGGACAGCAAAGATCCTGTATAA
- a CDS encoding aspartate kinase has product MGLVVQKFGGTSVGSAERIKHVAERVMEEKNRGNDVVVVVSAMGKTTDSLVKLAGEITEKPSKREMDVLLSTGEQITISLLAMALNEKNIDAISFTGWQAGMETEAVHGNARILNIKTERIEEHLMDGKVVIVAGFQGITEGGDITTLGRGGSDTTAVALAAALKADKCDIYTDVTGVYTTDPRFVKEARKLLSISYDEMLELANLGAGVLHPRAVEYAKNYQMPLVVRSSMEQEEGTIIEEEVSMEQNLVVRGVAFEDNITSVTVFGLKDPLTSLSTIFSTLASHHINVDIIIQSLTESKGTNLSFSIKDSDLGETVKVLEENKAVLGYDRVASEQGLAKVSIVGSGMISNPGVAADMFKVLAEQDIVIKMVSTSEIKVSTVIEKSNMVKAVETLHDAFDLSNLPVINA; this is encoded by the coding sequence GTGGGATTAGTAGTTCAAAAATTTGGCGGAACATCTGTCGGTAGTGCAGAAAGAATTAAACATGTTGCCGAAAGAGTAATGGAAGAAAAAAATCGTGGGAATGACGTCGTTGTCGTCGTTTCAGCAATGGGAAAAACAACGGATTCATTAGTAAAACTAGCTGGTGAAATTACAGAAAAGCCGAGCAAACGAGAAATGGATGTACTCCTGTCAACAGGAGAACAAATCACAATCAGTTTACTTGCTATGGCTCTGAATGAAAAGAATATAGATGCCATTTCGTTTACAGGCTGGCAGGCAGGCATGGAGACAGAAGCAGTCCATGGCAATGCCCGCATATTAAATATAAAAACAGAGAGAATCGAAGAACATCTGATGGATGGCAAGGTTGTCATTGTCGCAGGCTTCCAAGGAATCACAGAAGGCGGAGACATTACAACACTTGGCCGCGGCGGTTCTGATACGACTGCGGTAGCTCTAGCAGCTGCGTTAAAGGCAGATAAATGCGATATTTATACGGATGTTACAGGTGTATATACGACAGATCCGCGCTTTGTAAAAGAAGCAAGAAAACTGCTGTCCATTTCATATGATGAAATGCTAGAATTGGCAAACCTTGGCGCAGGGGTATTGCATCCACGAGCAGTTGAATATGCGAAAAACTATCAAATGCCGCTTGTGGTCCGTTCAAGCATGGAACAAGAAGAAGGAACTATCATCGAGGAGGAAGTATCAATGGAACAAAATTTAGTAGTACGCGGAGTCGCTTTTGAAGATAATATTACGAGTGTAACGGTGTTTGGGCTGAAAGATCCGCTAACTAGCCTTTCCACTATCTTTTCTACATTGGCTTCACATCACATCAATGTGGATATTATCATACAAAGCTTGACTGAAAGCAAAGGAACGAACCTTTCCTTCTCCATTAAGGACAGTGATTTGGGAGAAACAGTTAAGGTCCTTGAAGAAAACAAAGCAGTGCTTGGTTATGATAGAGTTGCGTCAGAGCAAGGACTTGCGAAAGTCTCTATTGTCGGCTCTGGCATGATTTCCAATCCAGGTGTTGCTGCAGACATGTTCAAAGTGCTGGCAGAACAAGATATTGTGATAAAAATGGTAAGCACATCAGAAATTAAGGTGTCTACTGTTATTGAGAAAAGCAATATGGTGAAAGCAGTCGAAACACTTCATGATGCGTTCGATTTGAGCAATTTACCGGTTATTAATGCATAA
- the uvrC gene encoding excinuclease ABC subunit UvrC translates to MNDTIKNKLMLLPDQPGCYLMKDRQGTIIYVGKAKVLKNRVRSYFTGSHDGKTLRLVNEIEDFEYIITSSNIEALILEINLIKKHDPKYNIMLKDDKSYPFIKLTAERHPRLITTRNVKKDKGKYFGPYPNVQAANETKKLLDRLYPLRKCTTLPDRVCLYYHLGQCLAPCVNEVPQEEYRKMVDEITKFLNGGYKEIKKELTAKMSAAAEELDFERAKEYRDQIANIEATMEKQKMMMTDLVDRDVFGYSVDKGWMCVQVFFIRQGKLIERDVSMFPIYQEPEEEMLTYFGQFYSKANHFKPREILIPDSIQGEMVEELLGVKVIKPQRGQKKDLVLLANKNAKNALHEKFALIDRDEERTIKAVENLGSQMGIYTPHRIEAFDNSNIQGTNPVSAMIVFVDGKPAKKEYRKYKIKSVQGPDDYESMREVVRRRYQRVLKDGLPMPDLILVDGGKGHIEAVKEILLDELALDIPVAGLAKDDKHRTSQLLYGNPLEIIPLARNSQEFYLLQRIQDEVHRFAITFHRQVRSKNAFQSMLDDIAGIGEKRRKLLLKTFGSVKKMKEASITDFTNIGIPAAVAEELLEKLKD, encoded by the coding sequence ATGAACGATACAATAAAAAACAAACTGATGCTTTTGCCTGACCAGCCAGGATGCTACCTGATGAAAGACAGACAAGGAACGATCATCTATGTAGGGAAAGCAAAGGTACTTAAAAACCGCGTCCGCTCTTATTTCACTGGTTCGCATGACGGGAAAACCTTGCGGCTTGTGAATGAAATAGAGGACTTTGAATATATTATCACTTCATCTAATATAGAAGCACTTATCTTAGAGATTAATCTAATTAAAAAGCATGATCCGAAATACAATATTATGCTTAAGGACGACAAAAGTTATCCATTTATTAAGCTGACAGCAGAAAGACATCCCCGGTTAATTACGACACGTAATGTGAAAAAGGATAAAGGCAAATACTTCGGTCCATACCCTAACGTACAGGCCGCTAATGAAACGAAAAAGCTCCTTGACAGGCTTTATCCTCTTCGTAAATGCACTACATTGCCAGACAGAGTATGTCTTTATTATCATCTTGGACAATGCCTTGCTCCATGTGTAAATGAGGTGCCTCAGGAAGAATACCGCAAGATGGTTGATGAGATTACAAAGTTTCTGAATGGCGGCTATAAGGAGATAAAAAAGGAGCTCACAGCAAAAATGTCAGCTGCTGCTGAGGAGCTTGATTTTGAGCGGGCAAAAGAATACAGAGACCAGATTGCTAATATTGAAGCTACGATGGAAAAGCAAAAAATGATGATGACAGACCTTGTCGACAGAGATGTTTTTGGATATTCAGTTGACAAAGGCTGGATGTGTGTCCAAGTGTTTTTCATCAGACAAGGAAAGCTGATTGAGCGAGATGTTAGCATGTTCCCAATTTATCAAGAGCCGGAAGAAGAGATGCTCACCTATTTCGGACAATTTTATTCAAAGGCTAATCATTTCAAACCGAGAGAAATCTTAATACCAGATTCCATTCAAGGGGAAATGGTCGAAGAGCTTCTTGGTGTGAAAGTGATTAAACCGCAAAGAGGTCAGAAAAAGGACCTAGTATTGTTGGCAAATAAAAATGCCAAAAATGCTCTTCATGAAAAATTTGCTTTAATTGACAGAGACGAAGAGCGCACAATCAAAGCAGTAGAGAATTTAGGAAGCCAGATGGGGATTTACACGCCGCACAGAATTGAAGCCTTTGATAACAGTAATATTCAAGGAACAAACCCAGTTTCGGCCATGATTGTGTTTGTTGACGGAAAACCGGCGAAAAAGGAATACAGGAAGTATAAGATAAAGTCAGTTCAAGGACCGGATGATTATGAATCGATGCGGGAGGTTGTGCGCAGAAGATATCAGCGCGTATTAAAAGATGGACTGCCAATGCCAGATTTGATTCTTGTTGATGGAGGGAAAGGTCATATTGAGGCTGTCAAAGAAATTCTCCTCGATGAACTGGCACTCGATATTCCGGTTGCAGGCTTGGCGAAAGACGATAAGCACAGAACTTCCCAGCTGCTTTACGGAAATCCGCTTGAAATTATACCGCTGGCACGAAACAGCCAGGAGTTCTATCTCCTGCAGCGTATTCAAGACGAAGTCCATCGGTTTGCGATTACCTTTCATCGTCAAGTGCGCTCGAAAAATGCCTTCCAGTCTATGCTTGATGACATTGCAGGGATTGGAGAAAAACGTCGTAAGCTCCTGTTAAAAACATTTGGATCTGTTAAAAAGATGAAAGAGGCATCGATTACTGACTTCACAAATATCGGAATTCCAGCTGCTGTTGCAGAGGAGCTTCTTGAAAAATTAAAAGATTGA
- the trxA gene encoding thioredoxin: MAISHATDQNFSEETGSGVVLADFWAPWCGPCKMIAPVLEELDSEIGDKVKIVKIDVDENQESASKFGVMSIPTLLVFKDGEVVDKVVGFQPKEALSELLAKHV, translated from the coding sequence ATGGCAATTTCACATGCAACAGATCAAAACTTTTCAGAAGAAACAGGTTCAGGCGTAGTCCTTGCAGATTTTTGGGCACCTTGGTGCGGACCATGTAAAATGATTGCACCAGTATTGGAAGAATTGGATTCAGAAATTGGTGATAAAGTTAAAATCGTGAAAATCGATGTTGACGAAAACCAAGAATCAGCTTCTAAATTCGGCGTAATGAGCATCCCAACATTGTTGGTATTCAAAGACGGCGAAGTAGTCGATAAAGTTGTTGGTTTCCAACCAAAAGAAGCTCTTTCTGAGCTATTGGCTAAACACGTTTAA
- a CDS encoding electron transfer flavoprotein subunit alpha/FixB family protein: MKKRIVIIAEKRQDKLHSVTLECMEAATKISSDSEIVVLLVGDDDDESIADDLMYYHCDRVVFMKNSKLSRPNVHTLLPLIKQFIEAEQPYAVLLGQTDFGKTLAACLSESLKLPLVSNIVEIKTGPDSLFVTRQILSGNIINKVQINNHCILSIKQKAWKADNRLEEKKGIKEIQSPIVNNPDFSLVRLEKKSSGKEELANANIIAAAGRGVGNESGYLLVKQLAETLGGKVGVSRGAVELGVCDASNQIGQTGETVAPKIYIACGISGAIQHLVGITSADIIIAINKDEEAPIFQASDYGIVGNVFDVLPLLEKGLRSQDSQ; this comes from the coding sequence TTGAAAAAGCGAATAGTGATTATTGCGGAAAAAAGACAGGATAAATTACATTCAGTCACATTAGAGTGCATGGAGGCAGCTACTAAAATATCCAGCGATAGCGAAATAGTTGTCTTGCTTGTCGGCGACGACGATGATGAATCAATTGCTGATGATCTTATGTATTATCACTGTGACAGAGTTGTGTTCATGAAAAACAGTAAGCTCTCCAGACCTAATGTTCATACATTGCTTCCTCTCATAAAGCAATTCATAGAAGCAGAGCAGCCTTATGCCGTGTTATTAGGACAGACGGACTTTGGCAAAACACTAGCAGCATGTCTTTCCGAATCCCTTAAACTCCCCCTAGTTTCTAATATTGTAGAAATAAAAACGGGGCCAGATAGCTTGTTTGTAACAAGACAAATTTTATCTGGAAATATTATCAACAAGGTGCAGATAAACAATCATTGTATTTTAAGCATAAAGCAAAAAGCTTGGAAAGCTGATAACAGGCTTGAGGAGAAAAAGGGTATTAAAGAGATACAATCTCCAATTGTAAACAATCCTGACTTTTCCCTTGTCCGGCTTGAGAAAAAGAGCAGCGGCAAGGAAGAACTGGCAAATGCCAACATAATTGCTGCAGCAGGCAGAGGTGTTGGAAATGAAAGTGGCTATCTTCTTGTCAAACAGCTTGCCGAGACATTAGGAGGTAAAGTTGGCGTGTCACGAGGGGCTGTTGAACTTGGCGTGTGTGATGCATCCAATCAAATTGGCCAGACAGGAGAAACAGTCGCCCCAAAAATATATATCGCATGTGGAATTTCAGGAGCTATCCAGCATCTAGTCGGCATTACGTCAGCAGATATAATTATTGCGATTAACAAGGATGAAGAAGCACCGATTTTTCAAGCATCAGATTATGGAATTGTCGGGAATGTTTTTGATGTGTTGCCATTACTAGAGAAAGGCTTGAGATCTCAAGACAGCCAATAA
- a CDS encoding electron transfer flavoprotein subunit beta — protein MNIIVLLSIVLEANQQLMIENGKIQHTNLKESVNPPDEAALEEALLLKEAYGGSVTVLTVHHREAEKHLRRALAMGADNALFVKTDEDLEPAVIAKLIAEQLSSLPYDLILAGDFSTNGGSGQVGPRVATILGLPFLSKAAKLEVEKEAVFITKESNGDLETYKGKFPVLLTIPQGLHTPRLPKLSSIMKAKQKPLEKKTVAYQNQKDIQTVDFSYFVNDRKKILLEGELEDKVKQLAQIIQSHIQE, from the coding sequence ATGAATATCATCGTCTTGCTTTCAATCGTCCTGGAAGCAAACCAGCAGCTTATGATTGAGAACGGGAAGATACAGCATACCAATTTAAAAGAAAGTGTTAATCCGCCAGATGAAGCAGCATTAGAGGAAGCTCTGCTTTTAAAGGAAGCTTACGGAGGCAGCGTTACAGTCTTGACTGTTCACCATCGGGAAGCTGAAAAACATCTTAGAAGAGCACTTGCGATGGGAGCAGACAATGCCCTATTCGTAAAAACAGACGAAGACTTAGAGCCGGCTGTAATTGCTAAGCTTATTGCTGAGCAATTAAGCAGCCTGCCGTATGATCTTATCTTAGCTGGAGACTTTTCGACAAATGGGGGCTCAGGACAAGTTGGACCTAGAGTGGCAACAATATTAGGACTTCCCTTCCTTTCAAAGGCGGCAAAGCTGGAAGTAGAAAAAGAGGCTGTTTTCATAACGAAGGAGAGCAATGGAGATTTAGAGACATATAAAGGGAAATTTCCAGTTCTCCTCACAATCCCGCAAGGCCTGCATACACCTCGTTTGCCGAAGCTCTCAAGCATCATGAAGGCTAAACAAAAGCCTCTTGAAAAAAAGACAGTAGCCTATCAAAATCAAAAGGATATTCAAACAGTTGATTTCAGCTATTTCGTAAATGATCGGAAAAAGATTCTGTTGGAAGGGGAACTGGAAGACAAAGTGAAACAATTGGCGCAAATAATACAAAGCCATATACAAGAGTGA
- a CDS encoding long-chain-fatty-acid--CoA ligase yields METEKPWLELYPKETAKNVYYKAETLPQLLRNAAKEYPKHKAVHFMGKELTFKQTYQKSSKLAAYLQSIGVNKGDRVAVMLPNIPQTVISFYAIMLAGAIVVPVNPLYKEREIEFILNDAGAKVIITLDILYNRVKNVQEMTSIEQILVTSISEFLPFPKNLVYPYIQKKEHGIIPSVKHEGSTHLLKKIWKKPVEEFTEHSLNFEEDLAIIQYTGGTTGFPKGVMLTHQNLVANTAMCRQWLYKLEKGKERLLAIMPLFHVYGMMTVLVLSVMEIYKMILLPKFDAITALKTIHKQKPTVFPGAPTIYIGLLNHPDIKKYDLSSIIAAISGSAPLPKEIIDRFEEKTGGKLVEGYGLTEASPVTHVNFLWDHDIVKGSIGVPWPGTDAAVFSPETGEMLPPGEIGELAVKGPQVMKGYWNNQEETELVLKDGWLYTGDLCYMDEKGFFYIVDRKKDTIIAGGFNIYPREVEEVLYEHPAVQEAAVVGVKDSYRGETVKAFIVLKEGEQVSDDELNTFMRTRMATFKVPRIYEFRDELPKSAIGKVLRRELKEKETEEGR; encoded by the coding sequence TTGGAAACAGAGAAACCTTGGCTTGAACTTTATCCAAAGGAAACAGCGAAAAATGTTTATTATAAGGCAGAAACCCTTCCCCAGCTGCTGCGCAATGCAGCAAAAGAATATCCGAAACATAAGGCAGTTCACTTTATGGGAAAGGAATTAACGTTTAAGCAAACGTATCAAAAATCATCTAAACTAGCAGCTTATTTGCAAAGCATCGGAGTGAATAAGGGAGACAGGGTTGCAGTAATGCTGCCAAATATCCCGCAAACTGTAATCAGTTTTTATGCCATTATGCTTGCCGGAGCGATTGTAGTTCCAGTAAACCCTCTTTATAAAGAAAGAGAAATTGAATTTATCCTCAATGACGCTGGCGCAAAAGTCATTATTACACTCGATATCCTTTACAACCGCGTAAAAAATGTACAAGAAATGACAAGTATAGAGCAAATACTTGTAACCTCTATCAGTGAATTCCTCCCATTCCCCAAAAATCTCGTTTATCCATATATCCAGAAAAAAGAGCATGGCATTATTCCTTCCGTCAAACATGAGGGATCTACCCATCTGTTAAAAAAAATTTGGAAAAAGCCTGTAGAAGAGTTTACAGAACACAGCCTTAACTTTGAGGAAGACTTGGCGATTATCCAGTACACAGGAGGAACAACAGGATTCCCGAAAGGCGTTATGCTAACACATCAAAACCTTGTTGCCAACACTGCTATGTGCCGCCAGTGGCTGTATAAGCTGGAGAAAGGCAAAGAAAGGCTCCTTGCAATTATGCCCCTTTTCCATGTGTATGGGATGATGACTGTGCTTGTCCTGTCTGTCATGGAGATATACAAAATGATCTTGCTCCCAAAATTTGATGCGATTACTGCACTTAAAACGATTCATAAACAAAAGCCTACCGTATTCCCTGGGGCGCCGACTATTTATATCGGCTTGTTGAACCATCCAGATATTAAAAAATATGACCTATCCTCAATCATTGCCGCTATAAGCGGTTCTGCTCCGCTTCCTAAAGAGATTATCGACCGCTTTGAAGAGAAGACTGGCGGAAAGCTGGTTGAGGGCTATGGACTGACAGAAGCCTCTCCAGTGACGCATGTTAACTTCTTATGGGATCACGATATTGTTAAAGGAAGCATAGGTGTACCATGGCCTGGTACAGATGCTGCTGTTTTCTCGCCGGAAACGGGTGAAATGCTCCCTCCTGGAGAAATTGGTGAGCTGGCAGTTAAAGGACCTCAAGTAATGAAGGGATATTGGAATAATCAAGAGGAGACAGAGCTTGTTCTAAAGGACGGATGGCTGTATACAGGCGACCTCTGTTATATGGATGAAAAGGGCTTTTTCTATATTGTTGACAGGAAAAAGGATACGATAATCGCCGGCGGCTTTAATATATATCCACGAGAAGTCGAAGAGGTTCTGTATGAGCATCCTGCCGTTCAGGAAGCAGCAGTTGTCGGTGTGAAAGACTCTTACCGAGGTGAAACAGTGAAGGCATTTATTGTGTTGAAAGAAGGAGAGCAGGTTTCAGACGATGAGCTGAATACATTTATGCGAACAAGGATGGCAACCTTTAAGGTGCCAAGAATTTATGAATTCCGTGATGAGCTGCCAAAGTCAGCGATCGGCAAAGTATTGAGAAGAGAGTTAAAGGAGAAGGAAACGGAAGAAGGGAGATAA
- a CDS encoding DUF350 domain-containing protein, with amino-acid sequence MNAFWSNEYVNTAGDYSVVILSIVVFLSIFELVTKYNNWEEIKKGNVAVAMATGGKIFGIANVFRHSIMQNDSLLTMIAWGIFGFFLLLIGYFIFEFLTPKFKIDEEIKNDNRAVGLISMIISIGLSYIIGAGIS; translated from the coding sequence ATGAATGCATTTTGGAGCAATGAATATGTGAACACCGCTGGCGATTACAGTGTTGTTATCCTGAGCATCGTTGTTTTTTTATCTATATTTGAATTAGTTACAAAATATAATAACTGGGAAGAGATAAAAAAAGGGAATGTTGCTGTTGCGATGGCAACAGGCGGTAAAATATTCGGGATTGCGAATGTATTCAGGCATTCCATCATGCAGAATGACTCATTGCTGACGATGATTGCCTGGGGAATATTCGGTTTCTTCCTATTGCTGATAGGATACTTTATTTTTGAGTTTTTAACACCGAAATTTAAGATTGATGAAGAGATAAAAAATGATAACAGAGCGGTCGGTCTTATCTCTATGATTATTTCAATCGGCCTTTCCTATATAATAGGTGCAGGCATCTCCTAA